AACTCGTAATTATGCAAGTTTATCCCGGCACCCACAGACCAGAAAGGAGCCCATTTCTTCTCGCTCCCGAATTCCGATGATCCGTCAAAACGGTAGGAGACGTCGAACAGGTAAATATTGTTCAAACTATAATTCACCGAGAAGAATCCCCCGAACAGGCGGGTCTTGTTATCTGTCCACGTAGGCTTCGTCACAATCTCGTGGGCATACGAGGGGGAATGTCTGTCCGCATCCGGGAATCCGCGATAGTGAGACGACATATATTTAGCATTCGTCGACGTGGCATTAATACCGACGGTCGCATTCACGTTATGCACCCCAAACGTACGATTGTACGAGGTAAACAGGTTCATATTCCACCTGTTAGTCTTCGTCTCCGTCAACATTAAATCGCCTAGTTGGGCGTAAGTCAGGTCTTTATTTTTATAAGTAGTTGACTCCGGGTCAGTGAATACCGATGTATCATCAACCTTCGAACTCAACGCAAATTGCCCTTTCACGAGCCAATAATGATTCACGTACCAGTTCAACGACAAATTATTGGTTAAATTCGTGTAGCGATTCCGGTCGAAACTTCCAAGTCGAGCCTCGAACAAAGGATTATTCGCCATTTGCTGGTAGTTGCCCCATCCCTCAATTTCCTCAAGTAACTCGCCCGTTTCCTCGTCCCGCCAGGAAGAATACGGGTGCTTGCTCGTGTAATCCCGGAAAGAACCGTAAGGCGATTGCTGGGATTTCATCGTTTCGTAAGAAATCTGATTCCTTATCTGCAATCCTTTATAGCGGTAATCCAGTGTCAACCCCGCCCCGATATTATCGCGATAAGAGTCCTTCATCACACCGTTGTTAGAAGAATAACGCAAGTCCACGCTGAACCGGACATGTTCCGCTCCCCCGTCAACATAGACGCTATGAATTTGATTGAATTCCGTTTTCAGTGGCTTCGATAACCAATAATTATCAACACCCCTCAACACCCGGCCTTGCTTCTCAAGATACATACCCATCAATGCGTTTTTCTCCATCACCGGGTCACCATACCCCCAAGGTTCATACAAACCGGCCGCCCATTCTGCCGCCAACTTTTGACGCGCATTTGTCAGATTATAGCTACTCAGATCGGGAGCCGTCACGGCAAAGTTTCCGGAATAACGTACCTGCAAATCACCCGCTTTCGGGGCAACGGTCTCGATCACGATCACCCCATTGGATGCCCGCGAACCGTAAATAGCCGTGGCTGCCGCATCCTTCAATATCGTGATACTCTCGATACGGTTGATGTCGAAATCATAAATTTTCTCCACCCCCACTTCAAAACCATCCATGATAAAAAGAGGCAGGTTCGGATTATTCGTTAAGGCAAAACGAGATATATCCGTCGATCCCAACTGATCCAATTCCTTGACAGATGCCACCCCGGAACGTCCCCGCAGGTAAAATTCCGGCATGGTATTCGGATCGGAACCCCGTTCATTATTCTGTACCATACGTAACGACGGTTCGAACACCTGCAAAGCCCCAATCAGATTACGCCCGGATATTTTTAAAATATCCTCCCTGCTGACCCGCGTTGCCGAACCCGTAAAGCTGGACTTCCGTACGTTACCATAACCGGTTACCACGACATTATCCAAAGCGACCCTGTCCTCTTCCAGTACAACAATAAATTTCTGCTCCTTTTCCCACTTTGTAATCTGGAGTTCTTTCGGCAACATTCCGACAAAAGTAAATACTAGGGTCAAAGTATCAGGCGGTATCAAACGGAAATCAAATACACCATTCGCATCCGTAGACACCCCCGTTTTCGTTCCCTTGAACATGATCGTGACACCGGGTAATTCATTTCCCAATTTATCCCGGACAATACCTTTCACAATCACATGACTCTTTCTCACCGAGTCTTGGGCAACAATCACTTCCGAACGCACAACAATCAAGTCCCCTCGGAACTCGTATGTTAGATTTCTAGGTTTTAACACCTGTTCCAACAACTCATTCAATTGGACATTGGACACGTTCACGGTAACTTTTCCCTTCGAGGCCATCAAGTCATAATTGTAAAGAAAATCGTATCCGCTTTTGCGGGTGATCTCTTTAAAAACTTCTACTAATGAAGCATCCTCCATTTTCAGGTCGAGTACATTATTTTGCGAATAAACATTCGCAAATAGTGACATCGTACCCATCAAGATAAAAAACGTAATCTGTTTCATCATAAGCAACATTCTTCGTAACCACATTTTCCTACGAAAAGTAGCATAGATCCACTTTTTTTTCATAAATTTGTAACGTTTAGATAATTAAACATCTTCCTCATGCTAATTCTTGCAAGGCCTTAGCACGAGAGACAAACTACAAACTGGGAATAAAGGCTATTATTTCCAGTTTTTTTGTTCATAACAGTAACAGTTCTTTCCTTTATTTTAAAATCCACATCATGCGTTAATTTCAATGCATCCAGAAACTCCTGGATATTCCCGTAACGTTTCACCCGTCCGGAGTATCGCACTTCCCGGAGTGCATCATCCTCAAACAGAACATCCATATTATACCAACGAGCCAGCGTGTTCATCATATCATCCAACCGCTCCATCTCGAACATGTAGTACCCATCCTTCCACGAGGTATACAAACGAACATCTACTTCTCGCCTATCCAATACCCCGGATTGCCAATCATACACGGCCTGCTCACCCGGTTTCAACATCTCCGTCGGACAAGCACCCCCGCCGACTTCCACGCTACCTTCTACGAGCGTGGCGATCACCTCTCCCGTGTCTTCATAAGCTGTCACGTTGAACGAAGTTCCTAAAACCCGTACATCCAATCCTTTTTTCGTGACCACGATGAAAGGACGTTTGGCATCTTTCGCCACTTCAAAATATCCCTCCCCTTCTAAAACAACCCGTCGCTCTTCCGCCCCGAAAGCCACAGGATATACCAACCGGGAATCCGAATTAAGCCAAACGGCGGAACCATCGCCAAGAATCAGTTTGTATTCTCCCCCACGAGGTATTTCCAAAGTATTATATTTTATTTTTTCCGCCACGGGAAGAGTATCTCCAACCATGTACGCCAACACCTTATCCTCGTTACTTATCAAACCTCCGGTTTCCCTTAATCTTACATTCTTTCCCGCGTACAAGGGAACTTGTTCACCCGATGCCAATGTTAACAGCGCCTTGGCCTCTCCCATCCGTATTTCCGAGTTCTGAACGATATTGTCGGAAGGGAATAAAACATCTCGATAAAATCCAATTGATGCAGCAAATAACACGAACATGATACAAGCGGCATACCCAATGTACCGATAAACACGTAATTGGCGTTTACGCCTTCTTTTTGCCACTCCATCCAGATACTTTTCGTAAGCCATATCGATGTCTATTTTACTCTCGTTTCGATAAGCCCTGTAGTGTTTCTTTAATTTCAGATAAATTGCCCGATGTTCAGGTGATTCATTCATCCACCGTAACAATCTCTCTTCCTCGGCAATACCGAGAATTTCCCCATTTATAGCAGCAGAAATTATTTCCCAAATTTGATTTTCCATTTCGGTCTCATCTTGTTTACACTTACATGACACCAAAATGTAATTTTAATGTGACAAAGATTCCGCTTTTTTTAAAAGAAAAAGTACATCGGCATGTAAACAACAACATATCAACGAATTGACATCATTACAAATAGAATAGAAGTAAACGTCTTACCACTTAAAGTATCCCGCAGAGATTTGAAAGCCCGCGTCATCTGCGTACGTACCGTATTGATAGAAATACCCAACTTATCAGCTACTTCCTGATATTTCATATTTTCCAAACAACAAAGTGTAAAGATCAAACGACATTGCTCGGGTAAAAGATTTATAGCTTTCTGTATCTCTTCGCGTTCCTCCATTTCTTCAAGACTGAACCTGAAATCCTCTGTCTCCTCCACAACATAGTCCGAAAACTTAGCCATGCGCCGTTTATCATCCCTCAAATAATTTAAACATAGATTACGAACCGAACGATAAAGATAACCCTCCAAATCACTCGTCACATGATTATGTTTCTTTTCGTACCAGAAAGCAATAAAAAATTCCTGTATCACATCCTCAGCCGCACCACCATTCTTCAAGAATGTATTCGCATAGACGACCAAATTGGCATAATACAAATAAAACAGGTGCTTATACGCCTGCTCATCCCCATTTTTCAATCCATGTAATAAATCGGCTGTCACAAGAAATTATTTTCGTTAGTCCATCAATTTTTCAATATTAATCAAAAAAATGTATATTCACAAATATTCTACTCGATAATATAATTAGGTA
The window above is part of the Butyricimonas paravirosa genome. Proteins encoded here:
- a CDS encoding FecR family protein, which produces MENQIWEIISAAINGEILGIAEEERLLRWMNESPEHRAIYLKLKKHYRAYRNESKIDIDMAYEKYLDGVAKRRRKRQLRVYRYIGYAACIMFVLFAASIGFYRDVLFPSDNIVQNSEIRMGEAKALLTLASGEQVPLYAGKNVRLRETGGLISNEDKVLAYMVGDTLPVAEKIKYNTLEIPRGGEYKLILGDGSAVWLNSDSRLVYPVAFGAEERRVVLEGEGYFEVAKDAKRPFIVVTKKGLDVRVLGTSFNVTAYEDTGEVIATLVEGSVEVGGGACPTEMLKPGEQAVYDWQSGVLDRREVDVRLYTSWKDGYYMFEMERLDDMMNTLARWYNMDVLFEDDALREVRYSGRVKRYGNIQEFLDALKLTHDVDFKIKERTVTVMNKKTGNNSLYSQFVVCLSC
- a CDS encoding RNA polymerase sigma factor, which translates into the protein MTADLLHGLKNGDEQAYKHLFYLYYANLVVYANTFLKNGGAAEDVIQEFFIAFWYEKKHNHVTSDLEGYLYRSVRNLCLNYLRDDKRRMAKFSDYVVEETEDFRFSLEEMEEREEIQKAINLLPEQCRLIFTLCCLENMKYQEVADKLGISINTVRTQMTRAFKSLRDTLSGKTFTSILFVMMSIR
- a CDS encoding SusC/RagA family TonB-linked outer membrane protein, whose product is MKKKWIYATFRRKMWLRRMLLMMKQITFFILMGTMSLFANVYSQNNVLDLKMEDASLVEVFKEITRKSGYDFLYNYDLMASKGKVTVNVSNVQLNELLEQVLKPRNLTYEFRGDLIVVRSEVIVAQDSVRKSHVIVKGIVRDKLGNELPGVTIMFKGTKTGVSTDANGVFDFRLIPPDTLTLVFTFVGMLPKELQITKWEKEQKFIVVLEEDRVALDNVVVTGYGNVRKSSFTGSATRVSREDILKISGRNLIGALQVFEPSLRMVQNNERGSDPNTMPEFYLRGRSGVASVKELDQLGSTDISRFALTNNPNLPLFIMDGFEVGVEKIYDFDINRIESITILKDAAATAIYGSRASNGVIVIETVAPKAGDLQVRYSGNFAVTAPDLSSYNLTNARQKLAAEWAAGLYEPWGYGDPVMEKNALMGMYLEKQGRVLRGVDNYWLSKPLKTEFNQIHSVYVDGGAEHVRFSVDLRYSSNNGVMKDSYRDNIGAGLTLDYRYKGLQIRNQISYETMKSQQSPYGSFRDYTSKHPYSSWRDEETGELLEEIEGWGNYQQMANNPLFEARLGSFDRNRYTNLTNNLSLNWYVNHYWLVKGQFALSSKVDDTSVFTDPESTTYKNKDLTYAQLGDLMLTETKTNRWNMNLFTSYNRTFGVHNVNATVGINATSTNAKYMSSHYRGFPDADRHSPSYAHEIVTKPTWTDNKTRLFGGFFSVNYSLNNIYLFDVSYRFDGSSEFGSEKKWAPFWSVGAGINLHNYEFWNNYLPFISLFKLKGNVGETGKVNFSPYMAKHTYRVLLEEWYTTGIGAELMYMGNNNLTWEKQLSWNVGTEIQFLQGRVLVDFEVYNKRTRDLVTDVSMPSSSGFSTYKDNIGEVENRGFDADVQWYVMRRSDLDVRVFGNIAHNKNKILKISESLKRYNERVNEHFDKYVYVSHSIGSILTSEYEKNASLGTPVMKYEEGASLNTIYGMKSLGINPANGKEVYQRRNGTITQEWEAAEQQPIGDADPWANGSFGFDVRYKGFYVNTAFRYEFGGDTYNHTLASNVENANVSQYNVDKRVMTDRWQKIDDVTPLKALQDRYYITRPTSRFVQKNNFVTFQSLTVGYDFDPQLIARFGLKTLSLQFNMEDIATISTVKREMGLSYPFARTFNFKLTTSF